The following proteins are encoded in a genomic region of Comamonas resistens:
- the cutA gene encoding divalent cation tolerance protein CutA has product MISTMRSKDPLQDSQWTTLCVVTTTVAHAADADDLARALVAARVAACVQTESITSYYEWDGVLQATPEWRLVCKTLPEVLTRLTGLLRKQHGYEVPQITMRTELCLSDYGKWLKQQLQA; this is encoded by the coding sequence ATGATCTCCACAATGCGCTCCAAAGACCCTCTCCAGGACAGCCAGTGGACCACGCTGTGCGTGGTGACAACCACGGTGGCCCATGCGGCTGACGCCGATGATCTGGCCCGTGCACTGGTTGCCGCCCGCGTGGCGGCCTGCGTGCAGACGGAAAGCATCACCTCCTACTATGAATGGGATGGCGTGCTGCAGGCCACGCCCGAATGGCGGCTGGTCTGCAAGACCCTGCCCGAAGTCCTGACGCGGCTGACCGGACTCCTGCGCAAGCAGCATGGCTACGAGGTGCCGCAAATCACCATGCGTACCGAACTCTGCCTGAGCGATTACGGCAAATGGCTCAAACAGCAATTGCAGGCCTGA